TTTGGTCTTGTAAGTATTCACTCTTACGTCATATTCGTCTTCTATCTCGCCGATGATCTCCTCTACGAGATCTTCTAGAGTGACTATGCCTTGGACCTTGTCCTGGCTGTCGACTACAATGGCTATATGCGTATGTCCTTTTTGAAACTCTTTTAAGAGCTCGACGACCTTCTTCGATTCGTTGACGATCGTGGGGGGATATACTATATCCTGAAGAACAACAAGATCCTTGTTAGACGAGAGCATCAGCAGGTCTTTCATATTGATTATGCCGGATATATTATCCGGGCTGCCGCTGTAGACCGGTATCCTTGAGTAGCCCGACTCGAGGACCTTGTTCAATATATCATCGATATTAGAGCTTGCGCTGATCGAAAATATATCTTTCTTCGGCGTCATCACATTCTTGACCACGGCTTCATGAAGAGCAAAAACTTTCGTGATCATGCTGTACTTCTCTTTTTGCAGGCTTCCCTCTTCCTGGCCTATCTTTATCATAGCCCTTATCTCTTCATCCGTAACCAGGGACGCCTTAGAAAGCGTTTTAGCTCTTATGGCCTTTAATATAGCATTTATGATCACCTCGAAGCCGATAACAAGCGGTGAGAATATTCTTATCAATAGCCGCATGGGCCGGGCGAAAAATAGCGACATTCTTTCGGAATAATTAGCCGCTATAGTCTTCGCGGTAACTTCGAATACTATTATAAGAAACGCGACTACGGCCGTAGAGACCACTATTTCCCATCCGCCCTCACCCATGAAACGTATCACTATGGCGGTCATAAGCACCGCTATCAGTGTACCAACGACACTGCTTGACACCAGAATCGTGCTGAAGAAACGTTCCGGGGTCTCCAGTATCTTCAGAATGATCGCGGCGCGTCTTGAGCCTTCCGATGCCAGCCGTCTAAGCCTAAGGCGGCTCATAGATATTATAGAAATCTCTAATGCGGACGTAACAGCGGTCAGTATAAGCAGAAAAAGTATTATTATACTTTGCAGGAGTGCTTTCATAGTTAT
The genomic region above belongs to Candidatus Omnitrophota bacterium and contains:
- a CDS encoding hemolysin family protein, with translation MKALLQSIIILFLLILTAVTSALEISIISMSRLRLRRLASEGSRRAAIILKILETPERFFSTILVSSSVVGTLIAVLMTAIVIRFMGEGGWEIVVSTAVVAFLIIVFEVTAKTIAANYSERMSLFFARPMRLLIRIFSPLVIGFEVIINAILKAIRAKTLSKASLVTDEEIRAMIKIGQEEGSLQKEKYSMITKVFALHEAVVKNVMTPKKDIFSISASSNIDDILNKVLESGYSRIPVYSGSPDNISGIINMKDLLMLSSNKDLVVLQDIVYPPTIVNESKKVVELLKEFQKGHTHIAIVVDSQDKVQGIVTLEDLVEEIIGEIEDEYDVRVNTYKTKHIK